From the genome of Rathayibacter sp. VKM Ac-2759, one region includes:
- a CDS encoding NADP-dependent oxidoreductase has protein sequence MSRLRSDSARVVQYSRFGGADVLEIAEVERPSPGRGEVLVEVLAAGVNHMEAFIRQGMFDSDHSAVFPMRQGTDLAGRVVALGEGVHDLKLRSEVVGHALVGSHATHVVVPRENLVIKPASVSWEVGGALFLAGVTAWRALEATRVREGDTVVVSAAAGGVGSLEIQLAKLRGATVLGTCGERNFDYLRQIGVKPIVYGDGIADRIRAAAPNGVTVFLDNFGGDNAALAEEVGTEPGRFHSSDDRKEIELRAVWPDAETARRDTEILGELVALVGAQKLRVLVSGFYPFDHIEDAFDDLEKRHSRGKIVIGMNPVDSARVTKARDVHESRA, from the coding sequence ATGTCCCGTCTGCGCTCCGATTCCGCCCGTGTCGTCCAGTACTCCCGCTTCGGCGGTGCTGACGTGCTCGAGATCGCGGAGGTCGAGAGGCCGAGCCCCGGGAGGGGCGAGGTGCTCGTCGAGGTCCTCGCGGCCGGGGTGAACCACATGGAGGCGTTCATCCGGCAGGGGATGTTCGACTCCGACCACTCCGCCGTCTTCCCGATGCGGCAGGGCACCGACCTCGCCGGCAGGGTCGTCGCGCTCGGTGAGGGCGTCCACGATCTCAAGCTCCGGAGCGAGGTCGTCGGCCACGCGCTCGTCGGCTCGCACGCGACCCACGTCGTCGTGCCGCGCGAGAACCTCGTGATCAAGCCGGCCTCCGTGAGCTGGGAGGTGGGCGGCGCGCTGTTCCTCGCGGGCGTCACCGCCTGGCGCGCCCTCGAGGCCACCCGGGTGCGCGAGGGCGACACGGTCGTGGTGTCGGCCGCGGCCGGAGGCGTGGGGAGCCTCGAGATCCAGCTCGCGAAGCTCCGCGGAGCGACGGTGCTCGGCACGTGCGGTGAGCGCAACTTCGACTACCTCCGCCAGATCGGAGTGAAGCCGATCGTCTACGGCGACGGGATCGCCGACCGCATCCGCGCGGCCGCGCCCAACGGGGTGACGGTGTTCCTCGACAACTTCGGCGGCGACAACGCCGCGCTCGCCGAGGAGGTGGGCACCGAGCCCGGCCGCTTCCACTCGAGCGACGACCGCAAGGAGATCGAGCTGCGCGCCGTGTGGCCCGACGCTGAGACCGCGCGGCGCGACACCGAGATCCTCGGCGAGCTCGTGGCGCTGGTCGGCGCGCAGAAGCTGCGGGTGCTCGTCTCGGGCTTCTACCCGTTCGACCACATCGAGGACGCCTTCGACGACCTCGAGAAGCGGCACT